GATCTTTACAGGCAGAATGATATTCATCCGGCTATGGCGGGGACATTGCCATGAAGTGCCGGAGTTGCGGGAAGGAGATAGTCTTCCTGAAAACACGGAAGGGGAATTTAATCCCAGTAAATGCGGAGACCATTCAGGGTAAGGAGACCACTTTTGATGTGGCGAGTGGTCATGTACCGCATTTTAGCACGTGCCCTGATGCTGGGAAGTGGAGGAAATGGCCGTGAGCGATAATACCTGTCGCTGCAACTGCATTAATGTCCACAGAGATTGCGATCACGTTTGGGATGGTCCATTCGTGGTGTTTTGCAACATAGGCACTGCCACATGCTCAAAATGTGGATGGTGGGCAATGAATCATGATGTGTTGGTGCAATCATAATGAGTGAGAATGCTGAGGCAATACTTCGGTTAAAAGAAATGCTATATATACAAACTACTTTTACGACGGCTGATTATGAGAAGCGCATAATTATGCTTACGCGGGCCAAATACGGCATTAATCATGTCTCAGGCGATGATATTATTCGGCAATTGTGGATTGCTCATTCTAAATGGCAATTCTATCCTGATAAAATGTGGCGGCTAAAGATACCTCATCACAAAACTACAGATGAGCCGACTGATGATTGGTTTCTGAGTAGGATTGCGGATGTATTTATTCATACCACACGGAGAAAATAAAAATGAATGTGTTGTCAATAGAATGTAAACCTTACGAAGCCTTTATAAGCACAGAGCTTTGTAAGCTCAGAAAGAAGCGGGCATTTGCTGCCGGTGATGGAATTACCTTTAAGAAATGCCTTGAGTGTAAGGAGGGGGAGACAGTGGACATACTTGAAGGAACTACGCAAATACCTCAACTCGATAACGGGTATTTAAGGAGAAAGCAATTGATGAAAGATGAGCAGACGAAAAAGAAGAACGATAACCGTGTTCGCAAATGCAGGGTATGTGAAAGGGTGGTAGGGGAAGGAGAAAAATATTCCTTAAAAACAGAAGAGTGCAAGCAATGCTATCAACGGAGATGGCTGGCGGAAAAGAGGCAGAAGGAGCATGGTATCGGCAACACACCAGCCCCAGAAGTCCCGAAACGAGAGGTGAAAAAACAACAAACAGTTGCGAGAACTCCCAGTAAGGACTCCGGTGCTATGGCCAAACTGGATGAGGAAATAGCGGTAAGGAAAGATAAAGTGAATAGGCTTACTGAGGAGATTGAGGTGCTTGAGAGGGTAAAGGAGATGTTGGCTGGATGAAAGGGACATTTATTTCTATAGACCCGAGCATTAATACCACAGGATATGCTGTATTTACCGACGGTGAGCTTATTAGGTCAGGAGTTATCCGTACTCCGGATATTCCTGGCTATATGAGGGTGGCGCACATCATGAAAGAGATGTGGTCAATCGCCCTTAAGTCTACGGCTGCCGGAAGGGGGTATTCCAAGACGGCGCTGGTAATAGAAGTGCCGGATTCGTTCTCATATCAACGGTCACAGCGCAACGGAAGGTCACTTAATCAGGGGTCATTACAGAAGCTGAACTGGGTTATAGGCGGACTTTATGCTCTGAGCGGTGTGTGGGCGAATGCGGGGACAATTTATTCCGTAACACCGAGGCAATGGAAGGGTAATAGAAACAAGGAATGGGATCAGATTGCCACGGGTATAAAACAGAAAGATGAAAGTGATGCAGTGGCGTTGGGGCAATGGTGGTGTAGGGTTGGGAATGTAATGACAGTAAATGAAAATTATACGAGTACGAGGAGGTGATGGGAAAAAATCCTGCATTCCTATTCTATCCAGGTGATTGGGTCCAAGATACAAGGATCCTATCCTTACGCGCGAAGGGGGCTTGGATAGACTTACTATGCATGATGTGGCGTTCTACCGAACGCGGTACGGTCACACTTTCATGGCCGGCGTTAGCGAGATTGCTCTCGGCGCATTTAGATGAGGCGAAGCTGGCAATTGAGGAGCTTGCTGAGCATAGAATTTGTGATTGGGTAACGGACAGTAACGGTAATGTAACGCTCATTAATCGCAGGATGGTAAGAGAGGAAAAGCAAAGGATTTCAACAAGATTGAGAGTGAAACGCTTACGTAACGCTGAATGTAACGCTGAATGTAACGCTGATGTAACATTGCATTCTTCAGTTTCAGTTACAGATTCAGTTACAAAGCAAAAGAAAGAAACAGATAAATCTGTTTCCTCAGCGTCAGAAAAATCTACTGACGTTGAGGCGGTAGAATGGCCAGAAGATGTAATTGCGCAGGAGCTACTTAATTTCCTGCGCGCACAGAAATACTTCCCTACGTATCCGCAGGGGCATCTACTGGCTTATCGTTGGTGGGATAATGTTTCACAAATAGTCGGCGGTATTGATATAGTCTGGATTGAAAAGGAATTTGCAAAGATGAGTAATTGGATATATCACGAAAAGCCACACAAAAAACCAACACCAAAGGGCCTTATGCGTTTTATACGATCTTGGCTTGAGAGGGCATATGAAAAAGAGAGATGTAGACCTCGATAAAAACATCGGTAGCGATGGCCAATGTGCCTGGAAAAATAAATCCTCAGGACTTCGATGTCGAATGACCGGAACAGTCAGCAGCGGAAAAGAATGGTTTTGCACTTGGCACCACGTTGTTATGCATGACCCTGAATGGGCAGAAGATTATCAGCAGTTCATGGGGTGGAGGGAGAAGATCAGGGCAGAATATCCGGGGACTGATTGGCTACCGGACGATGTAGTATGGCAAGCAATAACTGGCCGGACTGAGAGAGTGAGGATCGCAGGATGATTAATATCAAGATCGACATCAAGGGGATGAAAGAAGTGCAACAAGCCCTTGACCCTAAAACATTCCAGAAGGTCATCACCCGAACAATGAACAAAACCGCAGACCAGGCGCGCATTGCGGCGACACGACAGATACGGAAGGAATACAACATCAAGGCCAGCAGGATCCGTGAGGGAATAAGCACCACCCGTGCAACATGGCAACGGCCTGTAGTTATAATCAGAACGAAGGGCAGGCCCCCTGGCTTACAGCACTATGACGCACGAAGTACAAAGAAGGGCGTGACAGTCAAGGTTAAGGGTGTCCGGAAGGTCGTCAAGGGCGGCTTCATGCCAAGAAGTATAACTGGTGTCTATAAGCGCACAGGACTTGCGCCCGTACGGGCAACAAGGGGTAAATATGCAGGACAAATAAGAGAGCCAATCAAACGACTGTTTGGCCCATCTCTTCCCAGTATGATGAAAGTAGTCGGCGTCCCGGAGATTGAAAGGGTGGTCAACGAGCAGGTTCAAAAAATATTTGAGCATGAATTGGAATGGGAGCAGGGTAGGAAATGAACGGGTCCTTCCTGAGGGGGAGCGTTGCGGATAACCATGAGCGCAAAATACCGTTAGATTGTGAGCCTATAGGAGATTTGCTTGCTATGATCGTTAACAAGAAACAACTGTCAGACATCCTCGGAAAGACAGAGCAAACCCTTACTCTCTGGCAGAAAGAGGGTATGCCAATTAAGGATATTGCTTCGTGTCGAGGTAGGAAGAACAGCTACGAAACAGCGGAAGTCATCAACTGGCTTATAGAGCGCGAAAGAGGGGATGACACATCGTCCTATAATGCGGAACGTACCCGTTTGACCCGTCTCCAGGCAGATAAGACGTCAATTGAAATTGCGACCCTTACAAAAGAGCTTATTCCCGCAGAGGAAGCAGAGCGCCACTGGGGGGAACTGGTTGCAGCTTTTAGAGCAAGAATGTTGGCAGTACCAACAAAGGTTTCCTACCAGGTCTTAGGACTCGAGGACCTTCACGCTATACAAAGGCTTCTTGAGGATCAGGTCCATGAGGCATTAAACGAATTAAAGGAGTATCCAGATGTTTTCAGAAAGCCAGACAAGAACAAAAGAGGCAATAAGAAAGTCGGCAAAGGTAGCAGCTCCTCCTCCAAGACTAAACGTAAGTGAGTGGGCGGACCAGTTCCGCCGGCTCTCTCCTGAATCGTCTTCAGAGCCGGGACAATGGCAGACCGACAGAGTTCCCTATCTACGCGGTATCATGGACACCGTAAACGATCCGCAGATTGAGGCAATAGTCATCATGTCAAGCTGTCAGGCAGGAAAAACCGAAGCGTTGTTGAATGTCATCGGATATAACATCAATCAGGACCCGTCTCCTATCCTGGTCATCATGCCCACACTGGAGCTTGCGGAGTCCTTTTCAAGGGACCGGCTTGCGACGATGATCCGCGATACGAAAGTCCTCAGATCCCTTGTCAAAGATCCCCGGAGCCGGGACGGTGAAAATACCCTCTTACACAAAAAGTTTCCAGGTGGGCATATCACTCTTGCCGGGGCGAATTCTCCGGCGTCCCTCTCTTCCCGCCCTATAAGGATCGTTCTTTGCGATGAGGTTGACAGATACCCCCTCTCTGCAGGCACGGAAGGCGATCCTGTCAGTTTGGCGCGTAAGCGCTCTGCTACGTTCTGGAACCGAAAAATTATTTTGACCAGCACTCCCACAATCAAGGGCGTCTCAAGGATAGAGGCGGCTTTCGAGGAGTCGGATCAGAGGCGATACCATGTCCCTTGTCCCGATTGTGGAGCATTTCAAGTCTTAATATGGGGACAGGTCCAGTGGCCGGAGGATAGGCCTGATCTCGCCTCCTATGTCTGCGAGGCGTGCAGCAGGAAGATCACCGATGCTGACAAGATCAGGATGCTCAGGGAAGGGGAATGGAGGCCCACAGCCCCTACACGAAAGACCGCTGGCTTTCATCTCAATGAAATATATTCTCCATGGATTAGATTCGTTGATATGGTAGAGGCCTTCAGGGAGGCAAAGAAACTCCCTGAGACACTAAAAACTTGGGTCAATACCTCACTGGGTCAATCATGGGAAGAGGAAGGGGCGTCTCTCGAAGAGGAATCTCTATCAGGCCGGAAAGAACCTTACGATCTTGACCCGATACCTGGCAACATCGTTCTCATCACTGCGGGCGTTGATATTCAGGATGACAGGATTGAGGTCGAGACAATCGGATGGGGCCGTGATTATGAGTCCTGGGGACTTGAATATCAAATCTTCTACGGGGATCCAGCACAGCCGGGTATATGGAATCAGCTTGACCAGTTCTTGCAAAAAGTATATATCCACGAGAAGGGGTTTAGGCTTCGGATTACATCAGTCTGTATTGACAGCGGTGGACATCATACACAGGAAGTATACCGTTTCTGCAAACCCCGATATGGTCGCAGGGTTTTTGCAATCAAGGGGATGGGTGGCCCGGGCAAAGCACTTGTAGGGAAGCCGTCAAAGAGCAATTCTGCCAACTGTCCCCTATTCCCTATAGGAGCCGACACCGGAAAAGACCTCTTGTTCTCAAGGCTCAAGATCAAGGAACCGGGTCCCGGGTATTGTCATTTCCCGACCTCATACGATGAGGAGTTTTTCCTGCAGCTGACATC
This is a stretch of genomic DNA from Nitrospirota bacterium. It encodes these proteins:
- a CDS encoding terminase small subunit; this encodes MNGSFLRGSVADNHERKIPLDCEPIGDLLAMIVNKKQLSDILGKTEQTLTLWQKEGMPIKDIASCRGRKNSYETAEVINWLIERERGDDTSSYNAERTRLTRLQADKTSIEIATLTKELIPAEEAERHWGELVAAFRARMLAVPTKVSYQVLGLEDLHAIQRLLEDQVHEALNELKEYPDVFRKPDKNKRGNKKVGKGSSSSSKTKRK
- a CDS encoding phage terminase large subunit family protein, whose product is MFSESQTRTKEAIRKSAKVAAPPPRLNVSEWADQFRRLSPESSSEPGQWQTDRVPYLRGIMDTVNDPQIEAIVIMSSCQAGKTEALLNVIGYNINQDPSPILVIMPTLELAESFSRDRLATMIRDTKVLRSLVKDPRSRDGENTLLHKKFPGGHITLAGANSPASLSSRPIRIVLCDEVDRYPLSAGTEGDPVSLARKRSATFWNRKIILTSTPTIKGVSRIEAAFEESDQRRYHVPCPDCGAFQVLIWGQVQWPEDRPDLASYVCEACSRKITDADKIRMLREGEWRPTAPTRKTAGFHLNEIYSPWIRFVDMVEAFREAKKLPETLKTWVNTSLGQSWEEEGASLEEESLSGRKEPYDLDPIPGNIVLITAGVDIQDDRIEVETIGWGRDYESWGLEYQIFYGDPAQPGIWNQLDQFLQKVYIHEKGFRLRITSVCIDSGGHHTQEVYRFCKPRYGRRVFAIKGMGGPGKALVGKPSKSNSANCPLFPIGADTGKDLLFSRLKIKEPGPGYCHFPTSYDEEFFLQLTSEKVVTRYLKGRPYRQWVKKASGARNEALDIRVYAIAALELLNAKLNKLADQFDSKAKTQEQEKPQEPASQTQRGRRIINPGWMNSWKR